In Bombus fervidus isolate BK054 chromosome 11, iyBomFerv1, whole genome shotgun sequence, a single genomic region encodes these proteins:
- the Corn gene encoding microtubule-binding protein cornetto isoform X3 produces the protein MTTTERIASYSLAPRFFSFFKNGNREMSVSPTNEQPSLEMEKTPLEDNSLKVSPVQNVARQDSGVPEDLASPLVEADKPLHEDDMDSTINSDCNITVIHVTESSEATKPDSTLNNERKDYTGEGKDSKDGSDSGVEGCATEVPRVRSRNSIDYASSCGGLDEASCDSSLVSCCSVYEDPCATLPDDVRLTNGGEGTSEGGSESSSIAGSVSARANRTNAKRTIAVSNTSKKKTTTTETQKNTRVKPTPLSTNYSATPARSKPRTATPRGILCKTQPTTRARSREKSAVRENSNDNTANNSRVTTTFRSGLNSMPPRTRTRPIPDSLPSVLTTEINKDLAQRGRGQSGSCRSRGGSSTRGARTPSSTPSEEIRKPLSTPRVPYTGRVEASKASRPDKMTTSVDNKALDTYATLPRRNRNKISIAKASEKTDRTMRSRSGSRDASLSRQQIEKKTTAKDSSGHKSLPPYPRHKTVEKTRIYHETSVQTGLTGHDIENALSGVPSAVTGPEVVERLHEQCQTEGTWEDMHAMQTDLKRLNEETSQRKEENEKLKAEIVEVKRLLEEEQADHAFARQELDRNAQRVLAMLGTPQSEHAEGGDSFLELECHLQSSGQVVANQQLEIADLQSLCRMLSRDLEKSLAAQKALLQQQQELEAESAEMQDFLQEEKATLADALKEAETELAKKEELLTKRELELERQTEECKHLVRISEQRRQENLSMSMKLNAVERRSRELLLTQGAAVSGAAVALSGLGTRLEGLVDQLITSYSISVKDLEDVIYHNEAYSRSNSSIESSPVSSKHSLKECTPSPKSGSFVSAVIGAIRNAATHPFATKNTDKKSTLESAKQMYKELSMESSSDLLDFETEPCLMMESVLEDVPLPDTYSHNMVSSSDSLRRALSFPETVDESNLKKTRTNEECSSLTNLTQAILHRRKVENEEDDDCDSISESDTGTNEGPLASDYCPAVGLVDQVIDVDNLVTKLLKVLRIIQLDNDTCIQELKEEKSELETKLEVTVTELEELRKIVDSLHQSDEILSNTSDRRRSVMENCRLLIKEVIAGDVTDTYL, from the exons AATGGCAACCGCGAAATGAGCGTGTCACCGACGAACGAGCAACCAAGCCTCGAGATGGAGAAGACGCCGCTCGAGGACAACAGTCTGAAAGTTTCGCCAGTGCAGAATGTGGCGAGGCAAGACTCTGGAGTTCCGGAGGACCTCGCCTCGCCATTGGTCGAAGCCGACAAGCCTCTGCACGAGGACGATATGGACTCGACGATAAACAGCGACTGCAACATCACCGTGATCCACGTAACCGAATCCTCCGAGGCAACTAAGCCAGATTCAACTCTGAACAACGAGAGGAAGGATTATACGGGCGAAGGGAAGGACAGCAAAGACGGAAGCGACAGTGGAGTGGAGGGGTGCGCCACCGAGGTGCCAAGG GTACGAAGTCGAAATAGCATAGATTACGCGAGCAGCTGCGGTGGCCTGGACGAGGCGTCCTGCGATTCCAGTCTAGTCAGTTGTTGCTCCGTCTACGAGGACCCATGCGCAACTTTGCCCGACGACGTGAGGCTGACCAACGGTGGAGAAGGTACCAGCGAAGGTGGTAGCGAAAGTTCGTCCATAGCAGGCAGCGTTTCCGCCAGGGCAAATCGAACGAACGCCAAGAGAACCATAGCCGTGTCCAACACTAGTAAAAAGAAAACCACTACGACCGAGACTCAAAAGAACACTAGGGTAAAGCCAACGCCATTAAGCACCAATTATTCGGCGACTCCGGCACGTTCCAAGCCACGTACCGCGACTCCAAGGGGCATCCTGTGCAAAACACAGCCAACGACGAGGGCTCGGTCCCGGGAGAAATCTGCTGTCAGAGAGAATAGTAATGATAACACGGCAAATAACAGTCGAGTGACGACGACGTTCCGTTCAGGATTGAATTCAATGCCGCCGCGAACGAGGACGAGGCCGATTCCCGATTCACTGCCATCCGTGCTCACCACGGAAATCAACAAGGACCTGGCGCAGCGTGGCCGAGGTCAGAGCGGTAGCTGCAGATCTAGGGGTGGGTCCAGCACACGTGGTGCACGCACGCCAAGTTCAACGCCGTCCGAAGAGATTCGAAAACCTCTGTCCACCCCTAGGGTACCTTACACAGGTCGCGTCGAAGCTTCGAAAGCTTCCAGACCGGATAAGATGACCACAAGTGTGGATAACAAGGCGCTGGACACGTACGCCACGTTACCTAGAAGGAACAGGAATAAAATAAGTATCGCTAAAGCCAGTGAAAAGACGGACAGGACCATGAGAAGTAGATCGGGAAGTAGAGACGCGAGCCTGAGTAGACAACAGATCGAAAAGAAGACCACAGCCAAAGATTCTTCGGGGCACAAGAGTCTGCCGCCATATCCTAGGCACAAGACCGTGGAGAAGACGCGTATTTACCACGAGACCAGCGTGCAAACTGGTCTGACCGGTCACGATATCGAGAACGCTTTGTCCGGGGTGCCGAGCGCTGTCACTGGCCCGGAAGTGGTGGAGAGATTGCACGAACAATGTCAAACGGAGGGCACGTGGGAGGATATGCACGCGATGCAGACCGACTTGAAAAGGTTGAACGAAGAAACGTCGCAGCGAAAAGAGGAGAACGAGAAGTTAAAGGCTGAGATCGTGGAAGTGAAGCGTCTTCTTGAAGAGGAGCAAGCGGATCACGCGTTTGCGCGACAAGAATTGGATAGAAACGCGCAACGGGTACTGGCGATGTTGGGCACACCGCAATCGGAACATGCAG AAGGCGGCGATAGCTTCCTAGAGCTGGAGTGTCATTTGCAATCTTCTGGTCAAGTAGTTGCTAATCAACAGTTGGAGATAGCAGATTTACAGTCTCTGTGCCGTATGTTAAGTAGG GATTTGGAGAAAAGCTTGGCTGCCCAGAAGGCATTGTTACAACAGCAACAGGAGCTGGAAGCTGAGTCGGCAGAGATGCAAGATTTCCTGCAAGAAGAGAAAGCTACTTTGGCGGACGCTTTAAAAGAGGCGGAAACAGAG CTTGCGAAAAAGGAGGAACTGTTAACGAAACGCGAGTTGGAATTAGAGAGGCAAACGGAGGAGTGCAAACATTTAGTGCGAATCAGCGAACAACGAAG AcaagaaaatttatctatgaGCATGAAATTAAATGCGGTCGAACGACGAAGCAGGGAACTCTTACTTACACAAGGAGCCGCCGTTTCCGGAGCTGCGGTTGCGCTTTCCGGTCTTGGAACTAGGCTAGAGGGATTAGTAGACCAGCTGATAACATCCTATAGTATCTCAGTGAAAGACCTTGAA GATGTGATATATCACAATGAAGCGTACAGTAGAAGCAATAGTAGCATTGAATCGAGTCCTGTTAGCTCTAAACATAGCCTGAAAGAGTGTACACCTAGTCCAAAAAGCGGTTCCTTCGTTTCCGCGGTAATTGGAGCAATCCGGAACGCGGCGACGCATCCTTTTGCAACGAAAAACACCGATAAAAAATCTACCTTAGAATCAGCCAAACAAATGTATAAAg aattgaGCATGGAATCATCGTCCGACTTACTCGATTTCGAAACCGAGCCGTGTCTGATGATGGAAAGCGTGTTAGAGGATGTTCCCCTGCCCGATACATACTCGCATAACATGGTATCGAGTAGCGACTCTCTTCGCAGAGCTTTGAGTTTCCCGGAAACTGTGGACGAGAGTAATCTGAAAAAGACGCGCACCAACGAGGAGTGTTCGAGTCTTACGAATCTCACGCAAGCTATTTTACATCGCCGTAag GTTGAAAACGAGGAAGACGATGATTGTGACTCTATCAGTGAGTCAGATACCGGCACCAACGAAGGCCCATTGGCTTCGGATTATTGTCCCGCTGTTGGTCTCGTTGATCAAGTAATCGATGTAGATAACCTCGTcacgaaattattaaaagtattgcGAATAATACAGCTCGATAACGACACGTGCATTCAGGAGCTGAAAGAGGAGAa ATCCGAGTTAGAAACGAAATTGGAGGTAACTGTGACGGAATTGGAGGAATTGCGTAAAATCGTGGACAGCCTGCATCAATCGGACGAAATTCTCAGCAACACTTCGGACAGAAGGCGTAGCGTGATGGAGAACTGTCGCCTGTTGATCAAAGAGGTAATAGCTGGTGACGTTACCGATACATATCTATAA
- the Corn gene encoding microtubule-binding protein cornetto isoform X6, which yields MTTTERIASYSLAPRFFSFFKNGNREMSVSPTNEQPSLEMEKTPLEDNSLKVSPVQNVARQDSGVPEDLASPLVEADKPLHEDDMDSTINSDCNITVIHVTESSEATKPDSTLNNERKDYTGEGKDSKDGSDSGVEGCATEVPRVRSRNSIDYASSCGGLDEASCDSSLVSCCSVYEDPCATLPDDVRLTNGGEGTSEGGSESSSIAGSVSARANRTNAKRTIAVSNTSKKKTTTTETQKNTRVKPTPLSTNYSATPARSKPRTATPRGILCKTQPTTRARSREKSAVRENSNDNTANNSRVTTTFRSGLNSMPPRTRTRPIPDSLPSVLTTEINKDLAQRGRGQSGSCRSRGGSSTRGARTPSSTPSEEIRKPLSTPRVPYTGRVEASKASRPDKMTTSVDNKALDTYATLPRRNRNKISIAKASEKTDRTMRSRSGSRDASLSRQQIEKKTTAKDSSGHKSLPPYPRHKTVEKTRIYHETSVQTGLTGHDIENALSGVPSAVTGPEVVERLHEQCQTEGTWEDMHAMQTDLKRLNEETSQRKEENEKLKAEIVEVKRLLEEEQADHAFARQELDRNAQRVLAMLGTPQSEHAEGGDSFLELECHLQSSGQVVANQQLEIADLQSLCRMLSRDLEKSLAAQKALLQQQQELEAESAEMQDFLQEEKATLADALKEAETELAKKEELLTKRELELERQTEECKHLVRISEQRRQENLSMSMKLNAVERRSRELLLTQGAAVSGAAVALSGLGTRLEGLVDQLITSYSISVKDLEDVIYHNEAYSRSNSSIESSPVSSKHSLKECTPSPKSGSFVSAVIGAIRNAATHPFATKNTDKKSTLESAKQMYKELSMESSSDLLDFETEPCLMMESVLEDVPLPDTYSHNMVSSSDSLRRALSFPETVDESNLKKTRTNEECSSLTNLTQAILHRRKVENEEDDDCDSISESDTGTNEGPLASDYCPAVGLVDQVIDVDNLVTKLLKVLRIIQLDNDTCIQELKEENDLQIRVRNEIGGNCDGIGGIA from the exons AATGGCAACCGCGAAATGAGCGTGTCACCGACGAACGAGCAACCAAGCCTCGAGATGGAGAAGACGCCGCTCGAGGACAACAGTCTGAAAGTTTCGCCAGTGCAGAATGTGGCGAGGCAAGACTCTGGAGTTCCGGAGGACCTCGCCTCGCCATTGGTCGAAGCCGACAAGCCTCTGCACGAGGACGATATGGACTCGACGATAAACAGCGACTGCAACATCACCGTGATCCACGTAACCGAATCCTCCGAGGCAACTAAGCCAGATTCAACTCTGAACAACGAGAGGAAGGATTATACGGGCGAAGGGAAGGACAGCAAAGACGGAAGCGACAGTGGAGTGGAGGGGTGCGCCACCGAGGTGCCAAGG GTACGAAGTCGAAATAGCATAGATTACGCGAGCAGCTGCGGTGGCCTGGACGAGGCGTCCTGCGATTCCAGTCTAGTCAGTTGTTGCTCCGTCTACGAGGACCCATGCGCAACTTTGCCCGACGACGTGAGGCTGACCAACGGTGGAGAAGGTACCAGCGAAGGTGGTAGCGAAAGTTCGTCCATAGCAGGCAGCGTTTCCGCCAGGGCAAATCGAACGAACGCCAAGAGAACCATAGCCGTGTCCAACACTAGTAAAAAGAAAACCACTACGACCGAGACTCAAAAGAACACTAGGGTAAAGCCAACGCCATTAAGCACCAATTATTCGGCGACTCCGGCACGTTCCAAGCCACGTACCGCGACTCCAAGGGGCATCCTGTGCAAAACACAGCCAACGACGAGGGCTCGGTCCCGGGAGAAATCTGCTGTCAGAGAGAATAGTAATGATAACACGGCAAATAACAGTCGAGTGACGACGACGTTCCGTTCAGGATTGAATTCAATGCCGCCGCGAACGAGGACGAGGCCGATTCCCGATTCACTGCCATCCGTGCTCACCACGGAAATCAACAAGGACCTGGCGCAGCGTGGCCGAGGTCAGAGCGGTAGCTGCAGATCTAGGGGTGGGTCCAGCACACGTGGTGCACGCACGCCAAGTTCAACGCCGTCCGAAGAGATTCGAAAACCTCTGTCCACCCCTAGGGTACCTTACACAGGTCGCGTCGAAGCTTCGAAAGCTTCCAGACCGGATAAGATGACCACAAGTGTGGATAACAAGGCGCTGGACACGTACGCCACGTTACCTAGAAGGAACAGGAATAAAATAAGTATCGCTAAAGCCAGTGAAAAGACGGACAGGACCATGAGAAGTAGATCGGGAAGTAGAGACGCGAGCCTGAGTAGACAACAGATCGAAAAGAAGACCACAGCCAAAGATTCTTCGGGGCACAAGAGTCTGCCGCCATATCCTAGGCACAAGACCGTGGAGAAGACGCGTATTTACCACGAGACCAGCGTGCAAACTGGTCTGACCGGTCACGATATCGAGAACGCTTTGTCCGGGGTGCCGAGCGCTGTCACTGGCCCGGAAGTGGTGGAGAGATTGCACGAACAATGTCAAACGGAGGGCACGTGGGAGGATATGCACGCGATGCAGACCGACTTGAAAAGGTTGAACGAAGAAACGTCGCAGCGAAAAGAGGAGAACGAGAAGTTAAAGGCTGAGATCGTGGAAGTGAAGCGTCTTCTTGAAGAGGAGCAAGCGGATCACGCGTTTGCGCGACAAGAATTGGATAGAAACGCGCAACGGGTACTGGCGATGTTGGGCACACCGCAATCGGAACATGCAG AAGGCGGCGATAGCTTCCTAGAGCTGGAGTGTCATTTGCAATCTTCTGGTCAAGTAGTTGCTAATCAACAGTTGGAGATAGCAGATTTACAGTCTCTGTGCCGTATGTTAAGTAGG GATTTGGAGAAAAGCTTGGCTGCCCAGAAGGCATTGTTACAACAGCAACAGGAGCTGGAAGCTGAGTCGGCAGAGATGCAAGATTTCCTGCAAGAAGAGAAAGCTACTTTGGCGGACGCTTTAAAAGAGGCGGAAACAGAG CTTGCGAAAAAGGAGGAACTGTTAACGAAACGCGAGTTGGAATTAGAGAGGCAAACGGAGGAGTGCAAACATTTAGTGCGAATCAGCGAACAACGAAG AcaagaaaatttatctatgaGCATGAAATTAAATGCGGTCGAACGACGAAGCAGGGAACTCTTACTTACACAAGGAGCCGCCGTTTCCGGAGCTGCGGTTGCGCTTTCCGGTCTTGGAACTAGGCTAGAGGGATTAGTAGACCAGCTGATAACATCCTATAGTATCTCAGTGAAAGACCTTGAA GATGTGATATATCACAATGAAGCGTACAGTAGAAGCAATAGTAGCATTGAATCGAGTCCTGTTAGCTCTAAACATAGCCTGAAAGAGTGTACACCTAGTCCAAAAAGCGGTTCCTTCGTTTCCGCGGTAATTGGAGCAATCCGGAACGCGGCGACGCATCCTTTTGCAACGAAAAACACCGATAAAAAATCTACCTTAGAATCAGCCAAACAAATGTATAAAg aattgaGCATGGAATCATCGTCCGACTTACTCGATTTCGAAACCGAGCCGTGTCTGATGATGGAAAGCGTGTTAGAGGATGTTCCCCTGCCCGATACATACTCGCATAACATGGTATCGAGTAGCGACTCTCTTCGCAGAGCTTTGAGTTTCCCGGAAACTGTGGACGAGAGTAATCTGAAAAAGACGCGCACCAACGAGGAGTGTTCGAGTCTTACGAATCTCACGCAAGCTATTTTACATCGCCGTAag GTTGAAAACGAGGAAGACGATGATTGTGACTCTATCAGTGAGTCAGATACCGGCACCAACGAAGGCCCATTGGCTTCGGATTATTGTCCCGCTGTTGGTCTCGTTGATCAAGTAATCGATGTAGATAACCTCGTcacgaaattattaaaagtattgcGAATAATACAGCTCGATAACGACACGTGCATTCAGGAGCTGAAAGAGGAGAa TGATTTGCAGATCCGAGTTAGAAACGAAATTGGAGGTAACTGTGACGGAATTGGAGGAATTGCGTAA
- the Corn gene encoding microtubule-binding protein cornetto isoform X5: MTTTERIASYSLAPRFFSFFKNGNREMSVSPTNEQPSLEMEKTPLEDNSLKVSPVQNVARQDSGVPEDLASPLVEADKPLHEDDMDSTINSDCNITVIHVTESSEATKPDSTLNNERKDYTGEGKDSKDGSDSGVEGCATEVPRVRSRNSIDYASSCGGLDEASCDSSLVSCCSVYEDPCATLPDDVRLTNGGEGTSEGGSESSSIAGSVSARANRTNAKRTIAVSNTSKKKTTTTETQKNTRVKPTPLSTNYSATPARSKPRTATPRGILCKTQPTTRARSREKSAVRENSNDNTANNSRVTTTFRSGLNSMPPRTRTRPIPDSLPSVLTTEINKDLAQRGRGQSGSCRSRGGSSTRGARTPSSTPSEEIRKPLSTPRVPYTGRVEASKASRPDKMTTSVDNKALDTYATLPRRNRNKISIAKASEKTDRTMRSRSGSRDASLSRQQIEKKTTAKDSSGHKSLPPYPRHKTVEKTRIYHETSVQTGLTGHDIENALSGVPSAVTGPEVVERLHEQCQTEGTWEDMHAMQTDLKRLNEETSQRKEENEKLKAEIVEVKRLLEEEQADHAFARQELDRNAQRVLAMLGTPQSEHAEGGDSFLELECHLQSSGQVVANQQLEIADLQSLCRMLSRDLEKSLAAQKALLQQQQELEAESAEMQDFLQEEKATLADALKEAETELAKKEELLTKRELELERQTEECKHLVRISEQRRQENLSMSMKLNAVERRSRELLLTQGAAVSGAAVALSGLGTRLEGLVDQLITSYSISVKDLEDVIYHNEAYSRSNSSIESSPVSSKHSLKECTPSPKSGSFVSAVIGAIRNAATHPFATKNTDKKSTLESAKQMYKELSMESSSDLLDFETEPCLMMESVLEDVPLPDTYSHNMVSSSDSLRRALSFPETVDESNLKKTRTNEECSSLTNLTQAILHRRKVENEEDDDCDSISESDTGTNEGPLASDYCPAVGLVDQVIDVDNLVTKLLKVLRIIQLDNDTCIQELKEEKSELETKLEVTVTELEELRKIVDSLHQSDEILSNTSDRRRSVMENCRLLIKEMSNGIIPL; this comes from the exons AATGGCAACCGCGAAATGAGCGTGTCACCGACGAACGAGCAACCAAGCCTCGAGATGGAGAAGACGCCGCTCGAGGACAACAGTCTGAAAGTTTCGCCAGTGCAGAATGTGGCGAGGCAAGACTCTGGAGTTCCGGAGGACCTCGCCTCGCCATTGGTCGAAGCCGACAAGCCTCTGCACGAGGACGATATGGACTCGACGATAAACAGCGACTGCAACATCACCGTGATCCACGTAACCGAATCCTCCGAGGCAACTAAGCCAGATTCAACTCTGAACAACGAGAGGAAGGATTATACGGGCGAAGGGAAGGACAGCAAAGACGGAAGCGACAGTGGAGTGGAGGGGTGCGCCACCGAGGTGCCAAGG GTACGAAGTCGAAATAGCATAGATTACGCGAGCAGCTGCGGTGGCCTGGACGAGGCGTCCTGCGATTCCAGTCTAGTCAGTTGTTGCTCCGTCTACGAGGACCCATGCGCAACTTTGCCCGACGACGTGAGGCTGACCAACGGTGGAGAAGGTACCAGCGAAGGTGGTAGCGAAAGTTCGTCCATAGCAGGCAGCGTTTCCGCCAGGGCAAATCGAACGAACGCCAAGAGAACCATAGCCGTGTCCAACACTAGTAAAAAGAAAACCACTACGACCGAGACTCAAAAGAACACTAGGGTAAAGCCAACGCCATTAAGCACCAATTATTCGGCGACTCCGGCACGTTCCAAGCCACGTACCGCGACTCCAAGGGGCATCCTGTGCAAAACACAGCCAACGACGAGGGCTCGGTCCCGGGAGAAATCTGCTGTCAGAGAGAATAGTAATGATAACACGGCAAATAACAGTCGAGTGACGACGACGTTCCGTTCAGGATTGAATTCAATGCCGCCGCGAACGAGGACGAGGCCGATTCCCGATTCACTGCCATCCGTGCTCACCACGGAAATCAACAAGGACCTGGCGCAGCGTGGCCGAGGTCAGAGCGGTAGCTGCAGATCTAGGGGTGGGTCCAGCACACGTGGTGCACGCACGCCAAGTTCAACGCCGTCCGAAGAGATTCGAAAACCTCTGTCCACCCCTAGGGTACCTTACACAGGTCGCGTCGAAGCTTCGAAAGCTTCCAGACCGGATAAGATGACCACAAGTGTGGATAACAAGGCGCTGGACACGTACGCCACGTTACCTAGAAGGAACAGGAATAAAATAAGTATCGCTAAAGCCAGTGAAAAGACGGACAGGACCATGAGAAGTAGATCGGGAAGTAGAGACGCGAGCCTGAGTAGACAACAGATCGAAAAGAAGACCACAGCCAAAGATTCTTCGGGGCACAAGAGTCTGCCGCCATATCCTAGGCACAAGACCGTGGAGAAGACGCGTATTTACCACGAGACCAGCGTGCAAACTGGTCTGACCGGTCACGATATCGAGAACGCTTTGTCCGGGGTGCCGAGCGCTGTCACTGGCCCGGAAGTGGTGGAGAGATTGCACGAACAATGTCAAACGGAGGGCACGTGGGAGGATATGCACGCGATGCAGACCGACTTGAAAAGGTTGAACGAAGAAACGTCGCAGCGAAAAGAGGAGAACGAGAAGTTAAAGGCTGAGATCGTGGAAGTGAAGCGTCTTCTTGAAGAGGAGCAAGCGGATCACGCGTTTGCGCGACAAGAATTGGATAGAAACGCGCAACGGGTACTGGCGATGTTGGGCACACCGCAATCGGAACATGCAG AAGGCGGCGATAGCTTCCTAGAGCTGGAGTGTCATTTGCAATCTTCTGGTCAAGTAGTTGCTAATCAACAGTTGGAGATAGCAGATTTACAGTCTCTGTGCCGTATGTTAAGTAGG GATTTGGAGAAAAGCTTGGCTGCCCAGAAGGCATTGTTACAACAGCAACAGGAGCTGGAAGCTGAGTCGGCAGAGATGCAAGATTTCCTGCAAGAAGAGAAAGCTACTTTGGCGGACGCTTTAAAAGAGGCGGAAACAGAG CTTGCGAAAAAGGAGGAACTGTTAACGAAACGCGAGTTGGAATTAGAGAGGCAAACGGAGGAGTGCAAACATTTAGTGCGAATCAGCGAACAACGAAG AcaagaaaatttatctatgaGCATGAAATTAAATGCGGTCGAACGACGAAGCAGGGAACTCTTACTTACACAAGGAGCCGCCGTTTCCGGAGCTGCGGTTGCGCTTTCCGGTCTTGGAACTAGGCTAGAGGGATTAGTAGACCAGCTGATAACATCCTATAGTATCTCAGTGAAAGACCTTGAA GATGTGATATATCACAATGAAGCGTACAGTAGAAGCAATAGTAGCATTGAATCGAGTCCTGTTAGCTCTAAACATAGCCTGAAAGAGTGTACACCTAGTCCAAAAAGCGGTTCCTTCGTTTCCGCGGTAATTGGAGCAATCCGGAACGCGGCGACGCATCCTTTTGCAACGAAAAACACCGATAAAAAATCTACCTTAGAATCAGCCAAACAAATGTATAAAg aattgaGCATGGAATCATCGTCCGACTTACTCGATTTCGAAACCGAGCCGTGTCTGATGATGGAAAGCGTGTTAGAGGATGTTCCCCTGCCCGATACATACTCGCATAACATGGTATCGAGTAGCGACTCTCTTCGCAGAGCTTTGAGTTTCCCGGAAACTGTGGACGAGAGTAATCTGAAAAAGACGCGCACCAACGAGGAGTGTTCGAGTCTTACGAATCTCACGCAAGCTATTTTACATCGCCGTAag GTTGAAAACGAGGAAGACGATGATTGTGACTCTATCAGTGAGTCAGATACCGGCACCAACGAAGGCCCATTGGCTTCGGATTATTGTCCCGCTGTTGGTCTCGTTGATCAAGTAATCGATGTAGATAACCTCGTcacgaaattattaaaagtattgcGAATAATACAGCTCGATAACGACACGTGCATTCAGGAGCTGAAAGAGGAGAa ATCCGAGTTAGAAACGAAATTGGAGGTAACTGTGACGGAATTGGAGGAATTGCGTAAAATCGTGGACAGCCTGCATCAATCGGACGAAATTCTCAGCAACACTTCGGACAGAAGGCGTAGCGTGATGGAGAACTGTCGCCTGTTGATCAAAGAG atgTCAAATGGAATAATTCCTCTATAG